Proteins from a genomic interval of Youhaiella tibetensis:
- a CDS encoding YciI family protein, translated as MKYLCLVYVDDNAFEPLDAAGQYKLDTDSLAYDRELERRGHFIAAQALEAPAASRTVRVRNGQVSVTDGPFAETKEHLAGFILLEAGDLDEAVRLAAGIPMARLGSIEVRPIMIINPVPT; from the coding sequence ATGAAATACCTCTGCCTCGTCTATGTCGACGACAACGCCTTCGAGCCGCTCGACGCGGCCGGCCAGTACAAGCTCGATACCGATTCCCTGGCCTATGACCGCGAGCTCGAGCGTCGCGGCCACTTCATCGCCGCCCAGGCCCTGGAGGCGCCGGCCGCCTCCCGCACCGTCAGGGTGCGCAATGGCCAGGTCTCGGTCACCGATGGCCCCTTCGCCGAAACCAAGGAGCACCTGGCCGGCTTCATCCTCCTCGAGGCCGGCGACCTCGATGAGGCCGTGCGGCTCGCCGCCGGCATTCCCATGGCCCGCCTCGGCTCCATCGAAGTGCGCCCCATCATGATCATCAATCCCGTGCCGACATGA